In the genome of Nymphaea colorata isolate Beijing-Zhang1983 chromosome 9, ASM883128v2, whole genome shotgun sequence, one region contains:
- the LOC116260140 gene encoding dof zinc finger protein DOF5.3-like, whose translation MQEGGVAMVKQQAGEKKVGPLRPPEEALRCPRCDSLNTKFCYYNNYSLAQPRHFCKTCRRYWTKGGALRNVPIGGGCRKNKRSGNKVSSSSSQRSLSEDDGKKYHGAAGGGGGITSPITSMITPTDLVSSSTLKLLHCLPSSPSASLDFHVGGSPFSRLQPAATNHFFSFSASSSAAATVNSSGYGYPLSGAVRNGEGIGLCGYSSSGFGETSSQQNTHSSMAASIESLSTINADLHWKLQQQRLAMLLGGGDYKGISTDMGVSGVDSHQGFDQQQAQICLQMPNSIKADGVCSFSSNRRGNAQDFCQPREATNEWVFENSWSDLHHYSSLP comes from the coding sequence atgCAAGAAGGTGGCGTAGCCATGGTGAAGCAGCAGGCGGGGGAGAAGAAGGTTGGGCCGCTGCGGCCGCCGGAGGAGGCCCTGCGATGCCCACGCTGCGACTCTCTGAACACCAAGTTCTGCTACTACAACAATTACAGCCTCGCCCAGCCCAGGCACTTCTGCAAGACCTGCAGGCGCTACTGGACCAAAGGCGGCGCTCTCAGGAACGTCCCCATAGGAGGAGGCTGCCGAAAGAACAAGAGGAGCGGCAACAAggtctcttcctcctcctcccagaGAAGCCTCAGCGAGGACGACGGAAAGAAGTATCATGGTGCTgctggtggtggcggtggcatCACCTCCCCTATAACGTCAATGATAACGCCGACAGACCTAGTCTCAAGCAGCACTCTTAAGCTGCTCCATTGTCTACCATCTTCTCCTTCTGCTTCCTTGGATTTTCATGTCGGTGGGTCGCCTTTCTCTAGGCTTCAACCGGCTGCTACGAaccactttttctctttttctgcctCTTCCAGCGCAGCTGCTACTGTCAATTCTTCTGGTTATGGCTACCCTCTATCTGGTGCAGTAAGAAATGGCGAGGGTATTGGGCTATGTGGGTATTCTAGCAGTGGATTTGGTGAGACGAGCAGTCAACAGAATACTCATAGTAGCATGGCAGCTTCCATTGAGTCATTGAGCACAATCAATGCAGATCTCCATTGGAAGCTGCAGCAGCAGAGGCTGGCCATGCTTCTGGGAGGGGGAGACTACAAGGGGATAAGTACGGATATGGGTGTTTCAGGGGTTGATTCCCATCAAGGGTTTGATCAACAACAAGCACAAATCTGCCTTCAAATGCCCAACAGCATAAAAGCTGATGGAGTTTGCAGTTTCAGCAGCAACAGGAGAGGCAATGCTCAGGACTTTTGTCAACCAAGGGAGGCAACAAACGAATGGGTTTTTGAGAATTCATGGTCTGATTTGCACCATTACAGTTCATTGCCTTAG